The Armatimonadota bacterium genomic sequence ACTCCTCCGTGGTGCGGGTACGGAAGAGGGGTTCCAGGGCCTCCCGGTTGCGCACCCGCGCCTCGTTGGTGGCGCACCGCGGATCGTCCGCCAGGTGCGGACAATCCAGGACCTCGCACAGGCATCTCCACCGCTCGGGGTATAGGCGGCCACCATCACGTACCCATCCCGGGTCGGGAACGCCTCGTTGGGCGCCGCATACGGCGCCGCGGTTCCCGAGCGCTTCGGTGGCTGTCCCGAGCAGAAGAACGTGGCAAGCGCGATGGCCTGGAAGGCCAGCAGACCGTCCAGCAGGCCCATGTCCACCACCTGTCTCCGCCCCGTGCGCTGCCGGGCGAGGAGCGCGAGCAGCACCCCCGTCGCGGCCAGGAACCCACCCGTCATGTCCGCGGTCCCGGTTCCGTGCCCGTGATGCTCATAAGGCCGCTCATGGCCTGCACCACCCCGTCCACCCCCGGAAGGTCCCGCCACGGACCCGTCTGCCCGAAGGCGGAGATGCTGCAGTACACCAGGCGCGGATTCTGCTCCCATAGTGACTCAGGGCCCAGTCCCAGGCGGGGCAGCACGCCGGGCCGGAAGCTCTCCACCAGCACGTCCGCGGAGCGCACCAGGCGAAGCACCACCTCGCGTCCTTCC encodes the following:
- a CDS encoding CoA transferase is translated as MCTQLLGDFGADVIKVEPPEGDWGRLLGPPFYVLPDGSQVAAAYVGMNRNKRSIVVDLKRPEGREVVLRLVRSADVLVESFRPGVLPRLGLGPESLWEQNPRLVYCSISAFGQTGPWRDLPGVDGVVQAMSGLMSITGTEPGPRT